A genome region from Euphorbia lathyris chromosome 4, ddEupLath1.1, whole genome shotgun sequence includes the following:
- the LOC136227546 gene encoding protein TONNEAU 1a-like — protein MDDYTREMMDLKTLVTRTLEKKGVLAKIRAELRASVFEAIEEEDRVIEKDEGLPPALLGSCNDRAKQLHASPSGRLLTALVCEYLDWAQLNHTLKVYLPECNLQKDSWKAELKEFSSKNGYDLNRNGDSPLLLDVLEGFLKFENLSQGRGTGRRVSEAESLSNLESRNVRRPSSSSVAGGLPPLGRPASSQGSDRRAGSSMSGYRKDEYNWRYDGDELPDDVIRASATALENLQLDRKARNLTTSWRHAGDGMSDDDGRVDHI, from the exons ATGGACGATTACACCAGAGAAATGATGGACCTTAAGACTCTCGTCACTCGTACCCTCGAGAAGAAGGGCGTTCTTGCTAAGATCcgg GCTGAACTCAGGGCAAGTGTTTTTGAGGCAATTGAAGAGGAGGACAGAGTAATTGAAAAGGACGAAGGCTTACCTCCTGCATTGTTGGGAAGCTGCAATGATCGCGCCAAACAACTGCATGCTTCTCCTTCAG GGAGGTTACTTACTGCTTTGGTATGTGAATACTTGGACTGGGCACAACTAAATCATACACTTAAAGTTTATCTGCCAGAGTGCAATTTG CAAAAGGATTCCTGGAAAGCAGAGTTGAAAGAATTTAGTAGCAAGAATGGATATGATCTTAACAGAAACGGTGATAGTCCTTTGCTTTTGGATGTTCTTGAAGGATTCCTGAAGTTTGAG AATTTATCTCAAGGAAGGGGTACTGGTAGAAGAGTATCAGAAGCTGAGTCCTTATCTAATTTAGAGTCAAGGAATGTTCGCAGACCCTCTTCATCCTCAGTTGCTGGTGGTTTACCTCCTTTAGGAAG GCCAGCTTCTTCTCAGGGATCTG ATAGGAGAGCAGGATCCTCTATGTCTGGTTACCGGAAAGATGAATACAATTGGAGATATGATGGCGATGAGCTTCCAGATGATGTGATTCGAGCTTCGGCTACTGCCTTAGAAAACCTTCAGTTGGATAGAAAAGCTCGCAATCTAACTACATCCTGGCG GCATGCTGGGGATGGAATGAGTGATGATGATGGCAGGGTTGACCATATTTAG
- the LOC136227003 gene encoding probable adenylate kinase 6, chloroplastic: MAISLRFTRTTSSLSSVISRAFSSLNSGSDFNSSPFFTHKHSSLSSLPRDSKDRNVQWVFLGCPGVGKGTYASRLSSLLGVPHIATGDLVRDELNSSGSLASQLKEIVNQGKLVSDEIIINLLSKRLEAGEAKGESGFILDGFPRTIRQAEILEGVTDIDLVVNLKLSEEVLLAKCLGRRICSECGGNYNIACIDIKGENGKPGMYMAPLLPPENCESKLIQRSDDTEEVVKERLRIYAEMSQPLEDYYRGRDLLLEFELPGGIPESWPKLLQALNLEDHEDKRSAAA, translated from the exons ATGGCGATTTCTTTAAGGTTTACCAGGACCACTTCTTCCCTTTCCTCCGTCATTTCTCGAGCTTTCTCTTCCTTGAATTCGGGTTCTGATTTCAATTCTTCTCCCTTTTTTACTCATAAACACTCCTCTTTGTCCTCCCTCCCTCGTGATTCCAAGGATCGAAATGTCCAGTGGGTTTTCCTTGGTTGTCCTGGTGTTGGTAAGGGTACCTACGCTTCTcgcctttcttctcttcttggTGTTCCTCACATCGCCACCGGTGATCTCGTCCGTGATGAGCTTAATTCCTCTGGTTCACTTGCCTCTCAG CTCAAGGAGATTGTTAATCAAGGCAAGTTAGTTTCGGATGAAATCATTATAAATTTATTGTCCAAGCGTCTTGAAGCTGGAGAAGCTAAGGGTGAATCTGGTTTTATTCTTGATGGTTTCCCTCGAACCATCAGACAAGCG GAAATATTGGAAGGAGTGACAGATATTGACTTGGTGGTTAACTTAAAGCTTAGTGAAGAAGTTCTACTTGCAAAATGCTTAGGGAGAAGAATTTGCAGCGAGTGTGGAGGAAATTACAATATTGCCTGCATTGACATCAAGGGTGAGAATGGAAAGCCTGGGATGTATATGGCTCCACTTCTTCCTCCTGAGAATTGTGAATCAAAACTTATCCAGCGATCTGATGATACAGAAGAAGTTGTTAAGGAGCGGCTCCGTATTTATGCTGAAATG AGTCAACCTTTAGAAGACTATTACCGCGGTCGTGACTTGCTATTGGAATTCGAACTTCCAGGAGGAATCCCAGAATCATGGCCTAAGCTGCTTCAAGCTCTAAATCTAGAAGATCATGAAGATAAACGGTCAGCAGCAGCATAA
- the LOC136227004 gene encoding elongator complex protein 6: MENRTSNLLDEALGLDQQTEPWPLSGKVVLIEDCVETSGSFVLHHLIKRILAPNSTSIVIFLAFSHPFSHYDRILRKLGCNLAAQRDNNRFFFFDMLKFYYSDRNEGKTAEDGFIKLFGEIQKLIRGLPEKYKKNATIMIDDVSLMEVAAGGSSDIVLDFLHYCHTLTSDVGCSLVALNHEDIYSSMERPAFLLQMEYLSHVLVNAEPLATGLAADVHGQLTVMNRGKCNERWKLKKISNFQFMIKENGVQYFYPGSRT; encoded by the exons ATGGAGAATCGGACTTCGAATCTATTGGATGAGGCCTTAGGATTGGATCAGCAGACGGAGCCATGGCCTTTGAGTGGGAAAGTAGTCCTTATAGAAGACTGCGTAGAGACTAGCGGATCCTTTGTGCTTCACCATCTCATCAAGCGAATTCTAGCGCCCAATTCTACCAGCATTGTTATCTTCCTCGCCTTCTCTCATCCTTTCTCACACTACGATCGCATTCTTCGTAAACTT GGTTGCAATTTAGCTGCACAAAGAGATAATAACagattcttcttctttgacATGCTTAAGTTCTACTACTCAG ATCGTAATGAAGGAAAAACTGCTGAAGATGGATTCATTAAATTGTTTGGAGAAATACAAAAATTAATACGTGGCTTGCCTGAAAAATACAAGAAAAATGCCACTATCATGATAGATGATGTGTCTCTTATGGAGGTGGCTGCTGGTGGCTCTTCAGATATTGTTTTAGACTTCCTGCACTACTGCCACACTTTAACATCTGATGTT GGTTGTTCATTGGTAGCACTGAATCATGAGGATATATATTCTAGCATGGAAAGGCCTGCATTTTTATTACAGATGGAATACCTATCACATGTTTTGGTGAATGCAGAACCTTTGGCCACTGGTTTAGCTGCTGATGTGCATGGGCAG TTGACAGTTATGAATAGAGGAAAGTGCAATGAGAGGTGGAAGTTAAAGAAGATTAGCAATTTCCAGTTCATGATCAAGGAGAATGGTGTTCAATACTTCTATCCAGGGAGTCGAACTTGA